The Pocillopora verrucosa isolate sample1 chromosome 14, ASM3666991v2, whole genome shotgun sequence genome has a segment encoding these proteins:
- the LOC136278028 gene encoding LOW QUALITY PROTEIN: uncharacterized protein (The sequence of the model RefSeq protein was modified relative to this genomic sequence to represent the inferred CDS: inserted 5 bases in 3 codons) encodes MSAPTIRVVLSSSTPVASAVLSSSRPAVGSSHPSPSRVVSAVSSSSSQVVTPASPSASPAVSSAPSSLSPAVSMAPSSPAVATVSSSSSPAVNVMPSSSTSAVTPVHSSPSSVINMASSSSSPAVFPASLSSSPVVSDVPSSSSSVVSAVPSSSSPVVSAVPSSLSPVVSAVPSSSIPLVSATPSSSSGMVIPASSSSSFSVIPAPSSSSPIDSVASSSFRSIASPVPSSSRLAVSTALQAQVLWLEQRLQALSSSRRTAIATLSSTSSVVSAALSSSRRTATTLLSNTSPIVSTALSSSSSVVSAALSSTSPFVSEALSSSNPVVSGVPSVSVSATPTASLTSGAAGSSTTSSSSLKVTPTSSRSMLAGSPTVSASISEIGPVNTMTTXFGSSTTSNTVASKSIVISSATTARKPTPSSSQVVTEQPLVYDNETVVVXFDGDCNYVKSNKDRENDFREAVRMEVSSKLRIPRSAIVMGNIACGSIRVPMTIHQSGGLKNVVQVLKKIVDSGNFSVTLGEKKFKASKLEVVRPTSPVTQAPTTEAKSNKIAFYLYIGFGTLMAVVFFVGICVLIFRCRKDRREGSFFLTNDTHYELRRFHGIPRASSYSRVNYYGEPVEMDATAADPNADDEFKVGAYSFNRSPARGRGKLTGTTNGDAHQQDKFNVGALGMPEWNLPRLSDNQMTVAESKEDVSRSAGSVGSRQLLIDSQESSLADSAQXYDNPVLTFGDGPQELSKEKSELI; translated from the exons ATGTCAGCCCCTACAATACGTGTGGTGCTTTCAAGCTCAACCCCTGTAGCTAGTGCAGTGCTTTCAAGTTCAAGACCTGCAGTGGGCAGTTCACACCCGAGCCCAAGTCGTGTAGTTAGTGCGGTATCTTCAAGCTCAAGTCAAGTAGTTACTCCAGCATCTCCAAGCGCAAGTCCAGCAGTTAGTTCGGCGCCTTCAAGCTTGAGTCCTGCTGTTAGTATGGCACCTTCAAGTCCAGCAGTTGCTACTGTATCTTCAAGCTCAAGTCCTGCAGTTAATGTGATGCCTTCCAGCTCAACTTCAGCAGTTACTCCAGTCCATTCAAGCCCAAGCTCTGTAATTAATATGGCATCTTCAAGCTCAAGTCCAGCAGTTTTTCCAGCATCTTTAAGCTCAAGTCCTGTAGTTAGTGATGTGCCTTCAAGTTCAAGTTCTGTAGTTAGTGCAGTGCCTTCGAGCTCAAGTCCTGTGGTTAGTGCAGTGCCTTCAAGCTTAAGTCCTGTGGTTAGTGCAGTGCCTTCAAGCTCAATTCCTTTAGTTAGTGCGACGCCCTCAAGCTCAAGTGGTATGGTTATCCCAGCATCTTCAAGCTCAAGTTTCTCAGTTATTCCAGCACCTTCGAGCTCAAGTCCCATAGATAGTGTAGCGTCTTCAAGCTTCAGATCTATAGCGTCACCTGTACCTTCTAGTTCACGTCTTGCAGTTAGCACAGCTCTTCAAGCTCAAGTCCTGTGGTTGGAGCAGCGTCTTCAAG CACTTTCAAGTTCACGCCGTACAGCTATAGCTACACTTTCAAGTACAAGTTCTGTTGTTAGTGCAGCACTTTCAAGTTCACGCCGTACAGCTACTACTTTACTTTCAAACACAAGTCCTATTGTTAGTACAGCACTTTCAAGCTCGAGTTCTGTTGTTAGTGCAGCACTTTCAAGTACAAGTCCTTTTGTCAGTGAGGCACTTTCAAGCTCGAATCCTGTTGTTAGTGGTGTACCTTCCGTATCAGTCTCGGCAACTCCCACAGCCTCTTTAACTTCAGGTGCTGCAGGTAGTAGTACAACTTCGAGCTCAAGTCTTAAAGTTACCCCAACATCGTCGCGTTCAATGCTCGCAGGTAGTCCAACTGTTTCAGCGTCGATCTCTGAAATTGGACCAGTAAACACAATGACAAC CTTTGGTAGTTCAACGACATCAAATACTGTGGCTTCAAAATCGATCGTTATCTCATCAGCGACCACCGCGAGAAAACCAACTCCTTCATCTTCACAAGTAGTGACTGAACAACCACTTGTTTATGACAATGAGACCGTTGTTGT GTTTGATGGAGATTGTAACTACGTCAAGAGCAACAAAGATAGGGAGAACGATTTTCGAGAGGCGGTGCGGATGGAAGTATCCAGTAAACTTAGGATTCCAAGATCGGCAATTGTGATGGGGAATATTGCATGTGGTTCAATTCGAGTTCCTATGACTATTCACCAATCAGGTGGATTAAAAAATGTGGtacaagttttaaagaaaattgtcgACAGCGGAAACTTTAGTGTAACTCTGGGAGAAAAAAAGTTCAAGGCGAGTAAGTTGGAAGTGGTTCGTCCCACGTCACCAGTTACACAGGCCCCAACAACCGAAGCCAAGAGCAATAAAATTGCGTTTTATCTTTACATAGGATTTGGTACCTTGATGGCTGTTGTTTTCTTCGTCGGCATCTGTGTGCTTATTTTCCGATGTCGCAAGGATCGACGTGAGGGAAGCTTTTTCCTTACCAACGACACACATTATGAACTAAGGCGATTTCATGGTATCCCTCGTGCGAGTTCCTACTCCAGGGTGAACTACTATGGAGAACCTGTGGAAATGGATGCGACAGCTGCTGATCCCAACGCTGATGATGAATTTAAAGTTGGAGCGTATTCTTTCAATAGGTCACCTGCTAGAGGCCGCGGTAAACTAACTGGCACAACCAATGGTGATGCTCATCAACAAGATAAATTTAATGTCGGCGCATTGGGTATGCCAGAGTGGAACCTTCCAAGGCTGTCGGACAATCAAATGACTGTTGCTGAATCTAAAGAAGACGTTTCCAGGTCAGCGGGGTCGGTTGGAAGTCGTCAACTTTTGATAGATAGTCAGGAGAGTTCCTTGGCTGATTCGGCGC GTTATGATAATCCTGTTCTTACCTTTGGCGATGGTCCGCAAGAGTTAAGTAAGGAAAAATCAGAGCTGATTTAG
- the LOC136278345 gene encoding LOW QUALITY PROTEIN: Bardet-Biedl syndrome 7 protein homolog (The sequence of the model RefSeq protein was modified relative to this genomic sequence to represent the inferred CDS: inserted 2 bases in 2 codons), whose amino-acid sequence MMELNLTRLDYLQVGVTSPKTMKLLSSGGKRSAQKIAIADHDGVLTCFGMKKQTSQVVFKTLPGSPISKLQLGGLDGPSQEKVFVASGAEVRGYTKKGKQFLGFDTNLTESIQSMYVNGAADLFLCGNYIYNHYRDCKDENYFLSGDKITDVLCLPIRKNTDTLVPILACEDRVLRVLQDSDLLYEVEVAGPPMVLALHGGNGGLSGEEVLYGTSDGKVGMIQLGRHSPNHKWEIPNEKRNGGVLALETFDITADGVPDVLIGRDDGLVEVYGFDEMDEPVHRFKQALSESITSVCGGCVNSSGYDEIIAATYAGWVVGFTTEPQQKEVGPTTTAAQEPISEEVQAKMENLRVEIDTLQQKVLQXREKYQLTAHSMSALSAIPQFAINDKFALNRDDASYTLSIEVQIPIDNVLLQSDVPIDLLDVDKNSAVVSYSACDIENGNFLLATYRCQANTTRLELKIRSIEGQYGTLQAYITPRIQPKTCQVRQYSIKPLSLHQRTHVFDESKPMNSLKLMGHFSFAEVHSWVCFCLPEVPDRTPAGEQVSFHFLSTFLDTQLDCQYKKGEAIFKSDNISTISILKDVLTKEATKRKINLNISYDLNEDSVVHTLNLIHPKLEYQLLLXKKVQLIEGLKELQMHESDIGFFAPEYQKILDDAENLQAEYKKQPCHLERLYGMITDLYIDKFKFKGMNVKSKVPILLEVLDNYDLQNLVDSLQHKRSLFFASKLKIL is encoded by the exons ATGATGGAATTGAACCTGACGCGCTTGGATTACTTACAG GTCGGTGTCACGTCTCCTAAGACGATGAAACTGTTATCTAGTGGCGGAAAACGGAGCGCTCAGAAG ATTGCAATAGCTGAtc ATGATGGAGTACTAACTTGTTttggaatgaaaaaacaaacttctcaG GTGGTTTTCAAAACACTTCCAGGATCACCAATCTCTAAGTTGCAACTTGGTGGCTTGGATGGTCCTTCGCAGGAGAAGGTGTTTGTGGCATCTGGGGCTGAAGTGCGTGGCTATACTAAGAAAGGAAAGCAGTTCTTAGGATTTGACACCAATCTGACCGAAAGTATTCAGTCCAT GTATGTTAATGGTGCTGCTGATCTTTTCCTTTGTGGAAACTACATTTACAATCATTACCGTGACTGCAAAGATGAAAACTATTTCTTGTCCGGAGATAAGATTACTGATGTCCTTTGTTTACCAATAAGAAA AAACACAGATACATTAGTTCCTATTCTGGCCTGTGAAGACAGAGTCTTAAGGGTTTTACAG gatTCTGATTTGTTGTATGAAGTTGAAGTAGCTGGACCACCCATGGTGCTTGCTCTGCATGGTGGGAATGGAG GTTTGTCTGGAGAAGAAGTTTTGTATGGAACATCAGATGGAAAAGTGGGCATGATTCAGTTAGGAAG GCATTCACCAAATCACAAGTGGGAAATTCCAAATGAAAAGCGGAATGGAG GTGTCTTGGCACTGGAAACTTTTGACATAACAGCTGATGGTGTGCCTGATGTTCTTATTGGGCGGGATGATGGTTTGGTTGAAGTGTATGGTTTTGATGAGATGGATGAGCCAGTTCACAGATTTAAACAG GCTTTAAGCGAGAGCATCACATCTGTATGTGGTGGCTGTGTGAATTCCTCAGGATATGATGAGATTATAGCAGCTACTTATGCTGGTTGGGTGGTAGGTTTTACTACAGAACCTCAACAGAAGGAAGTTGGACCCACTACAACAGCTGCACAGGAACCAATCAGTGAAGAGGTACAGGCAAAAATGGAGAATCTTAG GGTAGAAATTGACACTCTTCAACAGAAGGTGCTAC GACGGGAAAAATACCAGCTAACTGCACACTCCATGTCTGCTCTGTCCGCAATTCCTCAGTTTGCAATCAATGATAAGTTTGCACTGAACAGGGATGATGCCAGCTATACATTGAGTATTGAAGTTCAGATTCCCATTGACAATGTCTTGTTACAG AGTGACGTACCAATTGATCTTCTGGATGTGGACAAGAATTCTGCAGTGGTCAGTTACAGTGCTTGTGATATTGAG aatGGCAACTTTCTTCTTGCAACTTACAGATGTCAGGCAAACACAACAAGGCTGGAATTAAAA ATCAGATCAATTGAAGGACAGTATGGAACTTTGCAGGCATATATCACACCCAGGATTCAGCCCAAGACCTGCCAAGTGCGACAATACAGTATCAAACCACTCTCACTGCACCAGAGAACTCATGTGTTTGACGAGTCCAA GCCAATGAACTCATTGAAGTTAATGGGCCATTTCAGTTTTGCGGAAGTTCATTCCTGGGTTTGTTTCTGTCTCCCAGAAGTGCCAGACAG AACTCCTGCTGGAGAGCAAGTGAGCTTTCATTTCCTGTCGACATTCCTTGATACACAGTTAGACTGCCAGTACAA AAAAGGAGAAGCCATCTTTAAATCTGACAATATCTCAACAATATCAATCCTCAAAGATGTCCTCACTAAAGAAGCTACTAAACGAAAAATCAACCTCAATATTTCTTATG ATCTCAATGAAGATTCTGTGGTCCACACACTAAACCTTATACATCCAAAGTTGGAATATCAGCTCTTGC GCAAGAAAGTCCAACTCATTGAGGGACTAAAG GAACTACAGATGCATGAAAGTGATATTGGATTTTTTGCTCCAGAATACCAAAAAATTCTTG ATGATGCAGAAAACCTCCAAGCAGAATACAAGAAGCAGCCCTGCCACTTGGAAAGACTCTATG GTATGATTACTGATCTCTACATAgacaagttcaagttcaag GGAATGAATGTGAAAAGCAAGGTTCCCATTCTTCTGGAGGTGCTGGACAATTATGATCTACAAAATCTTGTGGATTCTTTGCAGCATAAGCGATCACTCTTCTTTGCTTCTAAGCTTAAAATCCTGTAA
- the LOC131777686 gene encoding ataxin-10 isoform X1 yields the protein MADGDNALSELGALTRKLNYSKNSWTEVKATLERLKTWAVAEENRCMVSETNILQMKDIITACKNSMCAQTGELEENQLILCLRASAEAFRFLRNCCAATPKNQNSIVSLGVIEEVLNTNVLLLKPKFQENERASDAVNDAVKSSLQLLGNTVVKNDATQQFVWNMCFPNFFLSVLSSVNHNIQDCLCMIIYNCLNEQHRIQLVSAHDGLKIITHVIHLCAEKSQLEWGYFILDYLICNALLPEIYKGIEFDPLARIILLDLIQVKITDALDEPSIKLREEHVKHGFYTDSLAYIADEFEKQAEDIIQQLQQLSPSSDDFFQVLIITRLLSVLSIGTGLQSNLTGLQERTPLLTTCVGLLKETTNSEVKETFSNAHSIPQGVNSGKLSPSHGFQRDLVRVIGNMCYKHAANQNKVRDLGGIPLLLDHCNVDDHNPFICQWAIFAIRNLLENNKENQRIVSAMDCQGLADTSRLRELGVEAVELDNGRIKLVPIKKNS from the exons ATGGCGGACGGAGATAACGCACTTTCAGAACTGGGAGCATTGACGAGAAAACTAAATTACTCAAAAAATTCGTGGACTGAGGTTAAAGCTACGTTGGAAAGACTTAAGACATGGGCGGTGGCTGAAGAAAACAG ATGTATGGTATCAGAGACGAATATTTTGCAGATGAAAGATATTATAACGGCCTGTAAAAATAGCATGTGTGCACAAACAGGTGAATTAGAAGAAAATCAGCTGATCCTTTGCCTTAGAGCTTCAGCAGAAGCTTTTAGATTCCTGAGAAACTGCTGTGCGGCAACACCCAAGAATCAGAACAGTATAGT ATCGTTAGGAGTTATCGAGGAAGTACTTAATACAAATGTGCTTTTGCTAAAACCAAAGTTCCAAGAGAATGAAAGAG CATCAGATGCAGTTAATGATGCTGTAAAGAGTAGTCTTCAGCTTCTGGGAAACACAGTGGTGAAAAATGATGCTACTCAGCAGTTTGTATGGAATATGTGCTTCCCAAACTTCTTCTT GAGTGTGCTGTCTTCAGTTAATCACAACATACAGGACTGCTTGTGCATGATTATTTACAACTGCTTGAATGAGCAGCACAG GATTCAGCTAGTAAGTGCTCATGATGGACTCAAGATAATCACCCATGTTATACATTTGTGTGCTGAAAAGTCTCAACTTGAATGGGG gtATTTTATATTAGATTATTTGATCTGCAATGCACTATTACCTGAGATATACAAAGGAATTGAATTTGATCCATTAGCTAG GATAATCTTACTAGACTTGATTCAAGTCAAAATAACAG ATGCTTTAGATGAGCCAAGTATCAAATTAAGAGAAGAACATGTGAAACATGGTTTTTATACAGACTCCTTAGCTTACATTGCTGATGAGTTTGAAAAGCAGGCTGAAGACATTATACAACAACTACAACAGCTGAGTCCATCATCTGATGACTTT TTTCAGGTCTTGATCATTACGCGGCTGTTAAGTGTATTATCCATTGGCACAGGACTACAATCAAACCTCACTGGTCTACAAGAAAGAACCCCATTACTTACCACCTGTGTAG GCTTATTAAAGGAGACTACTAATTCAGAGGTAAAGGAAACTTTCAGCAATGCACACTCCATACCACAAGGTGTAAACTCTGGGAAACTGAGTCCTAGTCACGGCTTTCAGAGAGATCTAGTGCGAGTCATAGGGAATATGTGTTACAAACatgcagccaatcagaacaag GTACGTGACCTAGGAGGAATTCCATTACTACTGGATCACTGTAATGTGGATGATCACAATCCTT TCATCTGTCAGTGGGCCATCTTTGCAATCAGAAACCTCTTGGAgaataataaagaaaaccaaagaattgTTTCAGCCATGGATTGCCAAGGGCTAGCTGACACTTCACGGCTAAGAGAGCTGGGAGTTGAGGCTGTTGAATTAGACAATGGGAGAATCAAACTtgttccaattaaaaaaaattcataa
- the LOC131777686 gene encoding ataxin-10 isoform X3 has product MADGDNALSELGALTRKLNYSKNSWTEVKATLERLKTWAVAEENRASAEAFRFLRNCCAATPKNQNSIVSLGVIEEVLNTNVLLLKPKFQENERASDAVNDAVKSSLQLLGNTVVKNDATQQFVWNMCFPNFFLSVLSSVNHNIQDCLCMIIYNCLNEQHRIQLVSAHDGLKIITHVIHLCAEKSQLEWGYFILDYLICNALLPEIYKGIEFDPLARIILLDLIQVKITDALDEPSIKLREEHVKHGFYTDSLAYIADEFEKQAEDIIQQLQQLSPSSDDFFQVLIITRLLSVLSIGTGLQSNLTGLQERTPLLTTCVGLLKETTNSEVKETFSNAHSIPQGVNSGKLSPSHGFQRDLVRVIGNMCYKHAANQNKVRDLGGIPLLLDHCNVDDHNPFICQWAIFAIRNLLENNKENQRIVSAMDCQGLADTSRLRELGVEAVELDNGRIKLVPIKKNS; this is encoded by the exons ATGGCGGACGGAGATAACGCACTTTCAGAACTGGGAGCATTGACGAGAAAACTAAATTACTCAAAAAATTCGTGGACTGAGGTTAAAGCTACGTTGGAAAGACTTAAGACATGGGCGGTGGCTGAAGAAAACAG AGCTTCAGCAGAAGCTTTTAGATTCCTGAGAAACTGCTGTGCGGCAACACCCAAGAATCAGAACAGTATAGT ATCGTTAGGAGTTATCGAGGAAGTACTTAATACAAATGTGCTTTTGCTAAAACCAAAGTTCCAAGAGAATGAAAGAG CATCAGATGCAGTTAATGATGCTGTAAAGAGTAGTCTTCAGCTTCTGGGAAACACAGTGGTGAAAAATGATGCTACTCAGCAGTTTGTATGGAATATGTGCTTCCCAAACTTCTTCTT GAGTGTGCTGTCTTCAGTTAATCACAACATACAGGACTGCTTGTGCATGATTATTTACAACTGCTTGAATGAGCAGCACAG GATTCAGCTAGTAAGTGCTCATGATGGACTCAAGATAATCACCCATGTTATACATTTGTGTGCTGAAAAGTCTCAACTTGAATGGGG gtATTTTATATTAGATTATTTGATCTGCAATGCACTATTACCTGAGATATACAAAGGAATTGAATTTGATCCATTAGCTAG GATAATCTTACTAGACTTGATTCAAGTCAAAATAACAG ATGCTTTAGATGAGCCAAGTATCAAATTAAGAGAAGAACATGTGAAACATGGTTTTTATACAGACTCCTTAGCTTACATTGCTGATGAGTTTGAAAAGCAGGCTGAAGACATTATACAACAACTACAACAGCTGAGTCCATCATCTGATGACTTT TTTCAGGTCTTGATCATTACGCGGCTGTTAAGTGTATTATCCATTGGCACAGGACTACAATCAAACCTCACTGGTCTACAAGAAAGAACCCCATTACTTACCACCTGTGTAG GCTTATTAAAGGAGACTACTAATTCAGAGGTAAAGGAAACTTTCAGCAATGCACACTCCATACCACAAGGTGTAAACTCTGGGAAACTGAGTCCTAGTCACGGCTTTCAGAGAGATCTAGTGCGAGTCATAGGGAATATGTGTTACAAACatgcagccaatcagaacaag GTACGTGACCTAGGAGGAATTCCATTACTACTGGATCACTGTAATGTGGATGATCACAATCCTT TCATCTGTCAGTGGGCCATCTTTGCAATCAGAAACCTCTTGGAgaataataaagaaaaccaaagaattgTTTCAGCCATGGATTGCCAAGGGCTAGCTGACACTTCACGGCTAAGAGAGCTGGGAGTTGAGGCTGTTGAATTAGACAATGGGAGAATCAAACTtgttccaattaaaaaaaattcataa
- the LOC131777686 gene encoding ataxin-10 isoform X2 — protein sequence MADGDNALSELGALTRKLNYSKNSWTEVKATLERLKTWAVAEENRCMVSETNILQMKDIITACKNSMCAQTGELEENQLILCLRASAEAFRFLRNCCAATPKNQNSIVSLGVIEEVLNTNVLLLKPKFQENERASDAVNDAVKSSLQLLGNTVVKNDATQQFVWNMCFPNFFLIQLVSAHDGLKIITHVIHLCAEKSQLEWGYFILDYLICNALLPEIYKGIEFDPLARIILLDLIQVKITDALDEPSIKLREEHVKHGFYTDSLAYIADEFEKQAEDIIQQLQQLSPSSDDFFQVLIITRLLSVLSIGTGLQSNLTGLQERTPLLTTCVGLLKETTNSEVKETFSNAHSIPQGVNSGKLSPSHGFQRDLVRVIGNMCYKHAANQNKVRDLGGIPLLLDHCNVDDHNPFICQWAIFAIRNLLENNKENQRIVSAMDCQGLADTSRLRELGVEAVELDNGRIKLVPIKKNS from the exons ATGGCGGACGGAGATAACGCACTTTCAGAACTGGGAGCATTGACGAGAAAACTAAATTACTCAAAAAATTCGTGGACTGAGGTTAAAGCTACGTTGGAAAGACTTAAGACATGGGCGGTGGCTGAAGAAAACAG ATGTATGGTATCAGAGACGAATATTTTGCAGATGAAAGATATTATAACGGCCTGTAAAAATAGCATGTGTGCACAAACAGGTGAATTAGAAGAAAATCAGCTGATCCTTTGCCTTAGAGCTTCAGCAGAAGCTTTTAGATTCCTGAGAAACTGCTGTGCGGCAACACCCAAGAATCAGAACAGTATAGT ATCGTTAGGAGTTATCGAGGAAGTACTTAATACAAATGTGCTTTTGCTAAAACCAAAGTTCCAAGAGAATGAAAGAG CATCAGATGCAGTTAATGATGCTGTAAAGAGTAGTCTTCAGCTTCTGGGAAACACAGTGGTGAAAAATGATGCTACTCAGCAGTTTGTATGGAATATGTGCTTCCCAAACTTCTTCTT GATTCAGCTAGTAAGTGCTCATGATGGACTCAAGATAATCACCCATGTTATACATTTGTGTGCTGAAAAGTCTCAACTTGAATGGGG gtATTTTATATTAGATTATTTGATCTGCAATGCACTATTACCTGAGATATACAAAGGAATTGAATTTGATCCATTAGCTAG GATAATCTTACTAGACTTGATTCAAGTCAAAATAACAG ATGCTTTAGATGAGCCAAGTATCAAATTAAGAGAAGAACATGTGAAACATGGTTTTTATACAGACTCCTTAGCTTACATTGCTGATGAGTTTGAAAAGCAGGCTGAAGACATTATACAACAACTACAACAGCTGAGTCCATCATCTGATGACTTT TTTCAGGTCTTGATCATTACGCGGCTGTTAAGTGTATTATCCATTGGCACAGGACTACAATCAAACCTCACTGGTCTACAAGAAAGAACCCCATTACTTACCACCTGTGTAG GCTTATTAAAGGAGACTACTAATTCAGAGGTAAAGGAAACTTTCAGCAATGCACACTCCATACCACAAGGTGTAAACTCTGGGAAACTGAGTCCTAGTCACGGCTTTCAGAGAGATCTAGTGCGAGTCATAGGGAATATGTGTTACAAACatgcagccaatcagaacaag GTACGTGACCTAGGAGGAATTCCATTACTACTGGATCACTGTAATGTGGATGATCACAATCCTT TCATCTGTCAGTGGGCCATCTTTGCAATCAGAAACCTCTTGGAgaataataaagaaaaccaaagaattgTTTCAGCCATGGATTGCCAAGGGCTAGCTGACACTTCACGGCTAAGAGAGCTGGGAGTTGAGGCTGTTGAATTAGACAATGGGAGAATCAAACTtgttccaattaaaaaaaattcataa
- the LOC131777686 gene encoding ataxin-10 isoform X4, with translation MKDIITACKNSMCAQTGELEENQLILCLRASAEAFRFLRNCCAATPKNQNSIVSLGVIEEVLNTNVLLLKPKFQENERASDAVNDAVKSSLQLLGNTVVKNDATQQFVWNMCFPNFFLSVLSSVNHNIQDCLCMIIYNCLNEQHRIQLVSAHDGLKIITHVIHLCAEKSQLEWGYFILDYLICNALLPEIYKGIEFDPLARIILLDLIQVKITDALDEPSIKLREEHVKHGFYTDSLAYIADEFEKQAEDIIQQLQQLSPSSDDFFQVLIITRLLSVLSIGTGLQSNLTGLQERTPLLTTCVGLLKETTNSEVKETFSNAHSIPQGVNSGKLSPSHGFQRDLVRVIGNMCYKHAANQNKVRDLGGIPLLLDHCNVDDHNPFICQWAIFAIRNLLENNKENQRIVSAMDCQGLADTSRLRELGVEAVELDNGRIKLVPIKKNS, from the exons ATGAAAGATATTATAACGGCCTGTAAAAATAGCATGTGTGCACAAACAGGTGAATTAGAAGAAAATCAGCTGATCCTTTGCCTTAGAGCTTCAGCAGAAGCTTTTAGATTCCTGAGAAACTGCTGTGCGGCAACACCCAAGAATCAGAACAGTATAGT ATCGTTAGGAGTTATCGAGGAAGTACTTAATACAAATGTGCTTTTGCTAAAACCAAAGTTCCAAGAGAATGAAAGAG CATCAGATGCAGTTAATGATGCTGTAAAGAGTAGTCTTCAGCTTCTGGGAAACACAGTGGTGAAAAATGATGCTACTCAGCAGTTTGTATGGAATATGTGCTTCCCAAACTTCTTCTT GAGTGTGCTGTCTTCAGTTAATCACAACATACAGGACTGCTTGTGCATGATTATTTACAACTGCTTGAATGAGCAGCACAG GATTCAGCTAGTAAGTGCTCATGATGGACTCAAGATAATCACCCATGTTATACATTTGTGTGCTGAAAAGTCTCAACTTGAATGGGG gtATTTTATATTAGATTATTTGATCTGCAATGCACTATTACCTGAGATATACAAAGGAATTGAATTTGATCCATTAGCTAG GATAATCTTACTAGACTTGATTCAAGTCAAAATAACAG ATGCTTTAGATGAGCCAAGTATCAAATTAAGAGAAGAACATGTGAAACATGGTTTTTATACAGACTCCTTAGCTTACATTGCTGATGAGTTTGAAAAGCAGGCTGAAGACATTATACAACAACTACAACAGCTGAGTCCATCATCTGATGACTTT TTTCAGGTCTTGATCATTACGCGGCTGTTAAGTGTATTATCCATTGGCACAGGACTACAATCAAACCTCACTGGTCTACAAGAAAGAACCCCATTACTTACCACCTGTGTAG GCTTATTAAAGGAGACTACTAATTCAGAGGTAAAGGAAACTTTCAGCAATGCACACTCCATACCACAAGGTGTAAACTCTGGGAAACTGAGTCCTAGTCACGGCTTTCAGAGAGATCTAGTGCGAGTCATAGGGAATATGTGTTACAAACatgcagccaatcagaacaag GTACGTGACCTAGGAGGAATTCCATTACTACTGGATCACTGTAATGTGGATGATCACAATCCTT TCATCTGTCAGTGGGCCATCTTTGCAATCAGAAACCTCTTGGAgaataataaagaaaaccaaagaattgTTTCAGCCATGGATTGCCAAGGGCTAGCTGACACTTCACGGCTAAGAGAGCTGGGAGTTGAGGCTGTTGAATTAGACAATGGGAGAATCAAACTtgttccaattaaaaaaaattcataa